The following coding sequences lie in one Mustelus asterias chromosome 8, sMusAst1.hap1.1, whole genome shotgun sequence genomic window:
- the LOC144497412 gene encoding uncharacterized protein LOC144497412 isoform X1: METPDRWKICLCLFVTVFSPSLGNSTAGPAVMMPSDTTSPAFNLSTTIMESTNSATTVASGNIAPRISIGSTVDIVTTPSLRSGTGFNSSANSTVSTLIDAPDINDVTKRNGMASDYTSMASDYTSMTSNDTSSDFQAGNETEIRASVPSPASSPSTKSVNVSDPVVTEGNGPATEVGLTVTTAPQQMETLEKMDSTATDSRHETTVQPATSSAQKESKANVTPTTQPPVFETVSVQPTSQGSTSTPTTVTSSGSGVISSTTVAVPTSRTRAIATVKVAATSSATIDKATTSFSVQHSEEDLANTKEMVNGKPVSGPVGAKVDPLVIGMITVFFIIIGVVSILGFLKYRQRNNQPEFRRLHELPMDDMMEEDTPLSLYSY; the protein is encoded by the exons GAAATTCTACAGCCGGCCCAGCAGTAATGATGCCCAGTGATACAACGTCACCTGCATTCAATTTGTCAACAACTATAATGGAATCCACTAACTCTGCAACAACAGTAGCCAGTGgtaacattgcccctcgcatttCCATTGGAAGCACTGTGGACATCGTCACTACTCCAAGCTTGAGAAGTGGAACTGGCTTTAATTCATCAGCAAATTCAACTGTCAGCACCCTGATTGATGCTCCAGATATAAATGATGTGACCAAAAGGAATGGCATGGCTAGTGACTATACAAGCATGGCTAGTGACTATACAAGCATGACTAGTAACGATACAAGCAGTGACTTTCAAGCAGGAAATGAAACAGAAATCCGTGCTAGCGTACCAAGTCCTGCAAGTAGTCCAAGTACAAAATCGGTGAATGTCAGTGACCCTGTTGTGACTGAGGGAAATGGACCTGCTACTGAAGTTGGCCTTACTGTCACAACAGCCCCACAGCAAATGGAGACATTGGAGAAGATGGACTCAACTGCTACTGATTCTAGACATGAAACCACAGTTCAACCAGCAACATCTTCTGCCCAGAAGGAATCAAAAG cCAATGTCACACCAACCACACAGCCTCCAGTGTTTGAAACGGTGTCAGTGCAACCAACTTCTCAAGGTTCCACGAGCACACCAACTACGGTGACATCCAGTGGCTCTGGAGTGATATCGAGCACGACTGTGGCTGTGCCCACCAGCCGTACGAGAGCCATCGCCACAGTGAAAGTAGCTGCCACAAGTAGCGCAACAATCGACAAAGCAACCACATCATTTTCTGTGCAGCATAGCGAAGAGGATTTGGCCAATACCAAAGAGATGGTGAATG GGAAACCGGTTTCTGGCCCAGTTGGAGCCAAAGTGGACCCTCTTGTTATAGGAATGATCACAGTTTTCTTTATAATTATTGGTGTTGTTTCAATTCTTGGATTTCTTAAGTACCGTCAGCGAAACAACCAACCAGAGTTCCGGCGCCTTCATGAACTTCCAATG GACGACATGATGGAAGAGGATACTCCTTTGTCTCTCTACAGCTACTAG
- the LOC144497412 gene encoding uncharacterized protein LOC144497412 isoform X2 — protein METPDRWKICLCLFVTVFSPSLGNSTAGPAVMMPSDTTSPAFNLSTTIMESTNSATTVASGNIAPRISIGSTVDIVTTPSLRSGTGFNSSANSTVSTLIDAPDINDVTKRNGMASDYTSMASDYTSMTSNDTSSDFQAGNETEIRASVPSPASSPSTKSVNVSDPVVTEGNGPATEVGLTVTTAPQQMETLEKMDSTATDSRHETTVQPATSSAQKESKANVTPTTQPPVFETVSVQPTSQGSTSTPTTVTSSGSGVISSTTVAVPTSRTRAIATVKVAATSSATIDKATTSFSVQHSEEDLANTKEMVNGRHDGRGYSFVSLQLLEICCQKNSSTCTTLQLLCFEVLLVGMLRTLFLPSFFSVSQICISISFN, from the exons GAAATTCTACAGCCGGCCCAGCAGTAATGATGCCCAGTGATACAACGTCACCTGCATTCAATTTGTCAACAACTATAATGGAATCCACTAACTCTGCAACAACAGTAGCCAGTGgtaacattgcccctcgcatttCCATTGGAAGCACTGTGGACATCGTCACTACTCCAAGCTTGAGAAGTGGAACTGGCTTTAATTCATCAGCAAATTCAACTGTCAGCACCCTGATTGATGCTCCAGATATAAATGATGTGACCAAAAGGAATGGCATGGCTAGTGACTATACAAGCATGGCTAGTGACTATACAAGCATGACTAGTAACGATACAAGCAGTGACTTTCAAGCAGGAAATGAAACAGAAATCCGTGCTAGCGTACCAAGTCCTGCAAGTAGTCCAAGTACAAAATCGGTGAATGTCAGTGACCCTGTTGTGACTGAGGGAAATGGACCTGCTACTGAAGTTGGCCTTACTGTCACAACAGCCCCACAGCAAATGGAGACATTGGAGAAGATGGACTCAACTGCTACTGATTCTAGACATGAAACCACAGTTCAACCAGCAACATCTTCTGCCCAGAAGGAATCAAAAG cCAATGTCACACCAACCACACAGCCTCCAGTGTTTGAAACGGTGTCAGTGCAACCAACTTCTCAAGGTTCCACGAGCACACCAACTACGGTGACATCCAGTGGCTCTGGAGTGATATCGAGCACGACTGTGGCTGTGCCCACCAGCCGTACGAGAGCCATCGCCACAGTGAAAGTAGCTGCCACAAGTAGCGCAACAATCGACAAAGCAACCACATCATTTTCTGTGCAGCATAGCGAAGAGGATTTGGCCAATACCAAAGAGATGGTGAATG GACGACATGATGGAAGAGGATACTCCTTTGTCTCTCTACAGCTACTAGAAATCTGCTGCCAAAAAAACTCATCAACTTGCACAACATTGCAACTACTGTGTTTTGAAGTATTGTTAGTTGGCATGTTAAGGACTTTGTTTTTACCATCTTTCTTTAGTGTGAGCCAAATTTGCATTTCAATTTCTTTTAATTGA